The stretch of DNA AATCCTCGTGGGCCGGTACACCGGGTACCGTCTGTCGGAACTGGTCCGTTTTCGCTCCTTCGGGAGCACTGACCGATGATACCCCATCCCTTCAGACGACTGCAGGAAACAGGCGTCCTCGGTATGAACACTCGCAATGCCGAGATCATCATGGCCAAAAACCCCCGCTCGCGCTTCCCTCTCGTCGACAACAAGGTCGTCACGAAAGAGCTGGCGGCCCTGCAAGGCATCCCCACACCGGAGATGTACGGCGTCATCATGAAGCATGGGGACGTGAAGAGACTTGACTCGATCATCCGCGACAGGGACTCCTTCGTCGTCAAACCCGCCCGGGGCTCGGGGGGTAGCGGGATCGTCCTCGTGAAGGAGAGAAATGAGACCGATCTCATCACCGAAAGCGGCAGGACCATCACGATCACCGGGCTTCGATATCACGTAGCGGACATCCTGTCCGGGGTCTTTTCGCTGGAAGGTCATGATGACCAGGCCATCATCGAGGCGCTCATCCACCCCGATGACATCTTCACCCCTGTCACATACCGGGGAGTACCTGATATCAGGGTCGTCGTCTATCGCGGGGTCCCCATCATGGCCATGGTCCGTCTGCCCACGGCGGCGTCAGACGGCAAGGCAAACCTCCATGGCGGCGCTATCGGTGCCGGCATCGACCTTGCCCGCGGCCTCACGATCACCGCCGTCCACAGGTCTTCCATCGTGACCCACCACCCCGACACGGGAAATCCCG from Syntrophorhabdus sp. encodes:
- a CDS encoding alpha-L-glutamate ligase-like protein, whose translation is MIPHPFRRLQETGVLGMNTRNAEIIMAKNPRSRFPLVDNKVVTKELAALQGIPTPEMYGVIMKHGDVKRLDSIIRDRDSFVVKPARGSGGSGIVLVKERNETDLITESGRTITITGLRYHVADILSGVFSLEGHDDQAIIEALIHPDDIFTPVTYRGVPDIRVVVYRGVPIMAMVRLPTAASDGKANLHGGAIGAGIDLARGLTITAVHRSSIVTHHPDTGNPVSGINVPHWEEMLLMAARSLEMTGLGYIGADMVIDRDRGPLLLELNARPGLAI